A window from Flavobacterium sp. 83 encodes these proteins:
- a CDS encoding S-adenosyl-l-methionine hydroxide adenosyltransferase family protein — translation MSIITLTTDYGLKDHFVGALKGKILSEYSEASIIDISHDIDPFNTVEASYIIGASYASFPKGTVHLIGVDMESNKENKHIVMQWNDHYFIAADNGILSMLSQKIVPQKMVAINIHDRLHNEATDLDVFVKVACHIAKGGLMNVIGKEINSIKQVTDLQATIALDGNSLKGHVIYIDHFGNVVTNITKKYFIEVAKGRPYEIVLKTKNIKTILPNYSAIANSDKYPIKYYEGEKLAIFNEAGFLEIAIFRSNPSKVGSANSLLGLNYRDIIIIKFV, via the coding sequence ATGTCAATAATTACCCTTACTACCGATTACGGCTTGAAAGATCACTTTGTAGGTGCGTTGAAAGGGAAGATTTTATCTGAGTATTCCGAGGCATCCATTATTGATATTTCACATGACATAGACCCATTCAACACTGTAGAAGCAAGTTACATTATTGGCGCATCCTATGCGAGTTTTCCAAAAGGTACGGTTCACCTCATTGGAGTCGATATGGAATCAAATAAAGAAAATAAACATATCGTCATGCAATGGAATGATCATTATTTTATTGCTGCCGATAATGGTATTTTGAGTATGCTTTCGCAAAAAATTGTTCCACAAAAAATGGTTGCTATCAATATTCATGACCGTTTGCATAATGAAGCTACTGATCTTGATGTTTTTGTAAAAGTAGCCTGTCATATTGCCAAAGGCGGTTTAATGAACGTTATTGGTAAAGAAATAAACAGCATCAAGCAAGTCACTGACTTACAGGCTACAATAGCCCTTGATGGCAATTCATTAAAAGGTCACGTAATTTATATTGACCATTTTGGGAATGTAGTGACTAATATTACTAAAAAATATTTTATTGAAGTGGCCAAAGGACGACCTTATGAGATTGTATTGAAAACCAAAAATATCAAAACCATTTTACCAAATTATTCGGCAATTGCGAATTCTGATAAATATCCGATTAAATATTATGAAGGGGAAAAATTAGCCATTTTCAATGAAGCCGGTTTTCTAGAGATTGCTATTTTTAGAAGTAATCCTTCTAAAGTAGGTTCTGCCAATAGTTTACTGGGTTTGAATTATAGGGATATTATAATAATAAAATTTGTGTAA
- a CDS encoding PhoH family protein, whose amino-acid sequence MNERIIELIDIAPKDFWGAQDTHLETIKKYYPKLKIVARGTTLKAFGEKEVLDEFEKRFQRLMLHFSRYNNIDNNVIERVILGDVQEDRKFQGQDKILVHGVGGKIIKAMTANQQLLVDTMEKNDMVFAVGPAGTGKTYTGVAMAVKALKEKQVKRIILTRPAVEAGENLGFLPGDMKEKLDPYMQPLYDALRDMLPNEKLEDYILKGIIQIAPLAFMRGRTLDNAFVILDEAQNTTHSQMKMFLTRMGKSAKFMITGDPGQVDLPRRTISGLKEALLVLKDVDGIGIIYLDDKDIVRHRLVKKVIDAYKMIENND is encoded by the coding sequence TTGAACGAAAGAATAATCGAGCTCATAGACATCGCTCCAAAAGACTTTTGGGGCGCTCAAGACACTCATCTTGAAACAATTAAAAAATACTACCCAAAATTGAAGATTGTTGCTCGGGGAACAACCTTAAAAGCTTTTGGAGAAAAAGAGGTTTTAGACGAGTTTGAAAAACGATTTCAAAGACTAATGTTACACTTTTCGAGATACAATAATATTGATAATAATGTAATCGAGCGTGTTATTCTTGGTGATGTTCAGGAAGACAGAAAATTTCAAGGTCAAGATAAAATATTAGTGCATGGTGTAGGAGGAAAAATCATTAAAGCAATGACCGCCAATCAACAATTGTTGGTGGATACCATGGAGAAAAATGATATGGTTTTTGCCGTAGGACCTGCAGGAACTGGAAAAACATACACTGGTGTAGCTATGGCGGTTAAGGCACTGAAAGAAAAACAAGTCAAGCGTATTATACTCACGCGTCCAGCAGTAGAAGCAGGAGAAAATCTTGGTTTTCTTCCCGGTGATATGAAGGAAAAATTAGATCCGTATATGCAACCTTTATACGATGCTTTACGAGATATGTTACCTAACGAAAAACTGGAGGATTATATTCTAAAGGGAATTATTCAGATTGCACCTTTGGCTTTCATGCGCGGTAGGACATTGGATAATGCTTTTGTAATCTTGGATGAAGCTCAAAACACAACACATTCCCAAATGAAAATGTTCTTAACCCGTATGGGGAAAAGTGCTAAATTCATGATTACCGGTGATCCAGGTCAAGTCGATTTGCCTAGAAGGACTATTTCAGGTCTTAAAGAAGCCTTGTTAGTCTTAAAAGACGTCGATGGAATTGGGATTATTTATCTTGATGATAAAGATATTGTACGTCATAGATTAGTCAAAAAAGTGATTGATGCGTATAAAATGATTGAGAATAATGATTAA
- a CDS encoding Rrf2 family transcriptional regulator: protein MKLNHFTDFSMRVLMYLNQKKDTPQSSLDDLADTFKISRNHLIKVVQFLSANQLIITKRGKNGGILISEKAREIRLGDLIHLLEQDDTPIINCDSKPCIFQSHNCKLKSLFNTAYLAFIESLNQYKLSDIEFKNWSAMF, encoded by the coding sequence ATGAAATTGAATCACTTTACCGATTTTAGTATGCGCGTTTTGATGTATCTGAATCAAAAAAAAGACACTCCACAAAGTTCTTTGGATGATTTAGCTGATACTTTTAAAATTTCGCGAAACCATCTCATTAAAGTGGTTCAATTCTTATCAGCAAATCAATTAATTATTACCAAGAGAGGAAAGAATGGCGGAATACTAATCTCTGAGAAAGCAAGAGAAATTCGATTAGGTGATTTAATTCATCTATTAGAACAAGACGATACACCAATCATTAATTGCGATTCAAAACCGTGTATCTTTCAATCACACAATTGCAAACTAAAATCGTTATTCAATACCGCTTATTTAGCTTTTATTGAAAGTTTAAATCAATATAAACTTTCTGATATCGAATTCAAAAATTGGAGTGCTATGTTTTAA
- a CDS encoding FAD-binding oxidoreductase yields the protein MIGIEAEMYQKTNNKKGGWKGWRTFVISKIVKESDEINSFYLKPEDNKEIANFYPGQYISVSIFISELGHKQPRQYSLSSHSNNDYYRISVKKEISQNTTPDGIVSNALHNKKEGDIIEVSAPAGVFFADPKATNPLVLVSGGVGLTPMMSMVETNKNSLQKNQTVWIHSCRNENVHAFKDTIEELNNENEWLTSFVFYETLPESETNAIEGRIDLHQIKEEILIEDAKYYICGPAIFIKVQYQSLVALGVNRENILYEEFGPQLLSLN from the coding sequence ATGATTGGTATTGAAGCTGAGATGTATCAAAAAACAAACAATAAAAAAGGAGGCTGGAAAGGTTGGAGAACCTTCGTAATCTCTAAAATTGTAAAAGAAAGCGACGAAATTAATTCATTTTACCTAAAACCGGAAGATAACAAAGAAATTGCCAATTTCTATCCAGGACAATACATATCGGTAAGCATCTTTATTTCTGAATTAGGTCATAAACAACCTAGACAATATAGCCTGTCTTCCCATTCTAATAATGACTATTACAGAATTTCTGTAAAAAAAGAAATTAGTCAAAATACAACGCCTGACGGTATCGTTTCCAATGCATTGCATAACAAAAAGGAAGGTGATATAATCGAAGTTAGCGCACCAGCGGGTGTATTTTTTGCAGATCCAAAAGCAACAAATCCTTTAGTATTAGTTAGTGGCGGTGTTGGACTTACTCCAATGATGAGTATGGTAGAAACTAATAAAAATTCCCTTCAAAAAAATCAAACGGTTTGGATTCATAGTTGTCGCAATGAAAATGTTCATGCGTTTAAAGATACTATCGAGGAATTAAATAACGAAAATGAATGGTTAACCTCTTTCGTTTTTTATGAAACTTTACCCGAATCAGAAACAAATGCTATCGAAGGACGAATCGATTTACATCAAATTAAAGAAGAAATCCTTATTGAGGATGCAAAATATTATATTTGCGGACCGGCAATTTTTATAAAAGTGCAATATCAATCTTTGGTTGCACTTGGCGTAAATAGAGAAAATATACTTTACGAAGAATTTGGCCCTCAATTATTAAGCCTTAATTAG
- a CDS encoding globin domain-containing protein, with protein MNASQKELIKATVPILKKNGNDLITYFYQRMLSNNPELKNIFNMANQASGKQQNALSGAVLAYAENIENPTVLINTLKSIGNKHVSLNIQPEQYDIVGNHLIGSIKEVLGDLATTELIDA; from the coding sequence ATGAATGCAAGTCAAAAAGAATTAATAAAAGCCACTGTGCCAATTTTGAAAAAAAATGGAAATGATTTGATAACGTATTTTTACCAAAGAATGCTATCAAATAATCCCGAGTTGAAAAACATTTTTAATATGGCAAATCAAGCTAGTGGAAAACAACAAAATGCTTTGAGTGGAGCTGTTCTTGCTTACGCTGAAAACATAGAAAATCCTACTGTTTTAATCAATACGTTAAAATCAATTGGAAATAAACATGTAAGCTTAAATATTCAACCTGAGCAATATGATATTGTTGGAAATCATTTAATTGGATCGATAAAAGAAGTATTAGGAGATTTAGCAACTACTGAATTAATTGATGCCTGA
- a CDS encoding Cof-type HAD-IIB family hydrolase, whose product MNKFGFIKNDSEKRMMLHEKIKVVISDLDGTLLNSDHKISEYTKTVFQELHNQNYLIIVATGRHHLDAMPIVECLGIPLYLVTSNGARIHSPAKELLFSVNMESEAVKSILSLDIDPEITTVLFRENVWQTNKHNEKLNSFQTELNYHPELVDFNAVEDLNAIKVFFTHDSHSKLLELREQILENHSSLFSHAFSLPLCLEFMDKSVDKSVAIAKILEKENLLFHEAIAFGDGFNDENMLKSTGKGLIMGNAPESLKDKLSHLEVILTNDNEGVAKYLSKELLKKYTSRVE is encoded by the coding sequence TTGAATAAATTTGGATTTATTAAAAATGACAGTGAAAAACGAATGATGCTACACGAAAAAATAAAAGTTGTAATAAGCGATTTAGACGGAACCTTATTAAATTCAGATCACAAAATTTCAGAATATACCAAAACTGTTTTTCAAGAACTACACAATCAAAACTATTTAATAATTGTAGCAACAGGTCGTCACCATTTAGACGCGATGCCTATTGTGGAATGTTTAGGGATTCCACTTTATTTAGTTACCTCTAACGGGGCAAGGATTCATTCCCCGGCAAAAGAACTTCTTTTCTCAGTTAATATGGAAAGCGAAGCTGTAAAATCAATCTTATCCTTAGATATTGATCCTGAGATTACAACCGTTTTGTTTAGAGAAAATGTTTGGCAAACCAATAAACACAATGAAAAATTAAATAGTTTTCAAACGGAATTAAATTATCATCCAGAACTAGTAGATTTTAATGCAGTTGAAGATTTAAATGCCATAAAAGTTTTTTTTACCCATGATTCTCATTCGAAATTATTGGAACTAAGAGAACAAATTCTAGAAAATCATTCCTCCCTTTTTAGTCATGCCTTTAGTCTTCCGCTTTGTTTGGAATTCATGGATAAATCAGTAGACAAAAGTGTTGCCATAGCAAAAATTCTAGAAAAAGAAAACCTGCTTTTCCATGAAGCAATAGCTTTTGGTGATGGATTCAATGATGAAAATATGCTTAAATCAACTGGTAAAGGATTAATCATGGGAAATGCGCCTGAGAGTTTGAAAGATAAACTTTCTCATTTAGAAGTAATATTAACGAATGATAATGAGGGAGTTGCAAAATACCTATCCAAAGAATTATTAAAAAAATATACTTCACGAGTAGAGTAG
- a CDS encoding phosphoribosylaminoimidazolesuccinocarboxamide synthase, producing MSNTITTTNFNFPNQKSVYRGKVREVYNINDDLLVMVATDRLSAFDVVLPKGIPYKGQILNQIATKFMELTQDIVPNWLIATPDPNVAVGHLCDPFKVEMVIRGYVSGHAAREYALGKREICGVKMAEGLKENDKFPEPIITPTTKADNGEHDADISREAILSKGIVSEEDYLILEKYTRALFQRGTEIAASRGLILVDTKYEFGKTKDGVIVLIDEIHTPDSSRYFYADGYQERQDKNEEQKQLSKEFVRRWLIENGFQGLEGQQIPNMTDEYIETVSERYIELYENILGEKFAKADISNIDERINKNVLAYLANR from the coding sequence ATGAGCAACACCATCACAACTACAAATTTTAATTTTCCAAACCAGAAATCAGTTTACAGAGGTAAAGTAAGAGAAGTTTACAATATAAATGATGATCTTTTAGTAATGGTTGCCACAGATAGGCTTTCAGCTTTTGATGTAGTTTTGCCAAAAGGAATTCCATATAAAGGCCAAATCCTAAATCAAATAGCTACTAAATTCATGGAATTAACCCAAGATATTGTACCCAATTGGTTAATTGCAACTCCTGATCCTAATGTTGCTGTAGGACATTTATGTGACCCTTTCAAAGTTGAAATGGTAATTCGTGGTTATGTTTCAGGGCACGCTGCCCGCGAATATGCTCTTGGTAAAAGAGAAATTTGTGGTGTTAAAATGGCTGAGGGTTTAAAAGAAAACGATAAGTTTCCTGAGCCAATTATTACACCTACAACTAAAGCTGATAACGGAGAACATGATGCTGATATTTCAAGAGAAGCTATTCTTTCTAAAGGGATTGTTTCGGAGGAAGATTATTTGATTTTAGAAAAATATACCAGAGCATTATTTCAAAGAGGAACTGAAATTGCTGCCAGTCGCGGATTGATTTTGGTGGATACCAAATATGAATTTGGTAAAACTAAAGACGGAGTAATTGTTTTGATTGATGAAATTCACACACCAGATTCTTCTCGCTATTTTTATGCAGATGGATATCAGGAAAGACAAGACAAAAACGAAGAACAAAAACAATTATCGAAAGAGTTTGTTCGTCGATGGTTAATTGAAAATGGTTTTCAAGGACTCGAAGGGCAACAAATTCCTAATATGACTGACGAATATATTGAAACTGTTTCTGAGAGATATATTGAATTATACGAGAATATTTTAGGAGAGAAATTCGCTAAAGCTGATATTTCAAATATTGATGAAAGAATAAACAAAAATGTCTTGGCTTATTTAGCAAATAGATAA
- a CDS encoding M42 family metallopeptidase: MSTKSILNKTSLKFLENYLNNASPTGYESSGQKLWMDYLKPYVDTFVTDTYGTAVGIINPDAPYKVVIEGHADEISWYVNYITDDGLIYVIRNGGSDHQIAPSKRVNIHTKNGIVKGVFGWPAIHTRNRGKEEVAKVDNLFIDIGCETKDQVDKMGVHVGCVITYPDEFMILNENKFVCRAIDNRMGGFMIAEVARLLHENKIKLPFGLYITNSVQEEVGLRGAEMITKTIKPNVAIVTDVCHDSTTPMIEKKIEGDTKIGKGPVVTYAPAVQNNLREFILETAMAKEIPFQRLASSRVTGTDTDAFAYSNGGVASALISLPLRYMHTTVEMVHRDDVENVIKLIYETLLKLENEETFSYFK; the protein is encoded by the coding sequence ATGAGCACTAAATCAATACTAAATAAGACTTCACTTAAATTTTTAGAGAACTACCTTAACAATGCCTCACCAACTGGATATGAGAGTAGCGGGCAAAAATTATGGATGGATTACTTGAAACCTTATGTTGATACCTTTGTAACTGATACGTATGGTACCGCCGTAGGAATTATAAATCCAGATGCTCCTTACAAGGTAGTTATTGAAGGTCATGCTGACGAAATTTCTTGGTATGTAAACTACATTACTGATGATGGATTAATTTATGTGATTAGAAATGGTGGTTCAGATCACCAAATTGCTCCTTCAAAACGTGTCAACATTCATACTAAGAATGGAATTGTAAAAGGAGTTTTTGGCTGGCCGGCAATTCATACCCGTAATCGAGGAAAAGAGGAAGTGGCTAAAGTTGATAATTTATTTATCGACATTGGTTGCGAGACTAAAGATCAAGTTGATAAAATGGGCGTTCATGTAGGTTGCGTAATAACCTATCCAGATGAATTCATGATTTTGAACGAAAACAAATTTGTTTGTCGTGCTATTGACAACCGTATGGGCGGTTTTATGATTGCCGAAGTAGCACGTTTGTTACATGAAAACAAAATAAAACTTCCTTTTGGATTGTACATCACTAATTCTGTTCAGGAAGAAGTAGGTCTTCGTGGTGCTGAAATGATCACCAAAACTATCAAGCCTAATGTAGCAATTGTTACTGATGTTTGCCACGACTCTACTACTCCAATGATTGAAAAGAAAATTGAAGGAGATACTAAAATAGGTAAAGGTCCAGTAGTAACTTATGCTCCTGCCGTTCAGAATAATTTGAGAGAATTTATTTTGGAAACTGCTATGGCAAAAGAAATTCCGTTTCAAAGATTAGCTTCATCACGTGTTACAGGAACAGATACAGATGCTTTTGCGTATAGTAATGGTGGTGTAGCCTCAGCTTTGATATCATTGCCGTTGCGTTATATGCATACAACAGTAGAAATGGTTCATCGTGATGATGTTGAAAACGTGATTAAATTGATCTATGAAACCTTGTTGAAGTTAGAAAACGAGGAAACCTTTTCTTATTTTAAATAA
- a CDS encoding DUF4294 domain-containing protein: MKIVTLLLFFLFTTIYVNAQVVPKDTTKMGYVVMENDSILNDTIQLPEIVIHKEKLDPEAKKQFLILQNRVYKTYPYAKLGAERLTVLNKGMANLKTGREKKKYFKIVEDYLSNEFEAKLKKLSRKQGQILVKLIHRQTGTTTYELIKDLKSGWKAFWSNTAASMFNINLKTKYAPYDDNEDFLIETILVRAFESGRLQNQSPANPVDYDYLTNTWESRAQKLKQ, from the coding sequence ATGAAGATCGTTACGCTTTTATTATTTTTTCTTTTTACAACTATATATGTTAATGCTCAAGTAGTACCAAAGGATACAACCAAGATGGGTTATGTAGTAATGGAAAATGATTCTATACTCAATGATACCATTCAATTGCCTGAAATAGTCATTCATAAAGAGAAACTCGATCCCGAAGCAAAAAAGCAATTTCTGATTCTTCAAAACCGTGTATACAAGACTTATCCATACGCAAAACTCGGAGCCGAAAGGTTAACAGTACTGAATAAAGGTATGGCTAATCTAAAAACAGGCAGAGAGAAAAAGAAATACTTTAAGATTGTTGAAGATTACCTTAGTAATGAATTTGAAGCGAAGCTTAAAAAACTATCACGTAAACAAGGTCAAATCTTGGTGAAACTAATTCACCGCCAAACAGGGACTACGACTTATGAGCTTATCAAAGATCTTAAAAGCGGTTGGAAAGCCTTTTGGTCAAATACAGCAGCAAGTATGTTTAATATTAACTTAAAAACAAAATATGCTCCTTATGATGATAATGAAGATTTTTTAATAGAAACCATATTAGTTCGAGCTTTTGAATCTGGAAGATTGCAAAACCAGAGTCCGGCAAATCCAGTTGATTATGATTATCTAACGAATACTTGGGAATCCAGAGCTCAAAAATTAAAACAATAA